The Cellulophaga sp. RHA19 genome includes the window GATCTGTAGTCTCTCCGTATATAATAACCTTATTCCTCTCTTTTGTCTTTTCTGATTAATACTCTAATTTAATGAATTACAAACTTAAGCCGTGTATAATTAATTGCTTGGTTTTAGCCAATTTACGAAAGTCCTCGCGGAATTTCTATCTGTGATTTATTTACTAAATTTAGTGCTTAAACCACGCAACGAAATCATACACTAGACCGTTCTACGCAATTTGAAAAAAACAGTACCAAACTTAATACGAATTGAATCGAGCTATGAACCAATAGCATCCGAAAGATTATTACTTTGGAGATATAATCGTATAATCGATGAAGGATATACTTTTCCAATATTTGACTTTTATTGCTACTGCGCTCTTCTAATAAGACACGCTAAATTGGAACATTATCCTGAAATAATGTTAAACGGAACTGAACTCAAACCGGAAATAAAATTTCAACTAATAAACTTTCAAATTAACAACGATGAAGAAGTTTCAAAAACTGACAAGGAATTTCATCTTGTAGAAATGAAAAAAATGCTAGTTGAACGAAAAAAGTTTATAAAAAAAGAAATTCGTCAAACTAAAATTGACAGAAGTGAAATAGAATCAATAAGTCCTAAAAACTCTGAATTTTACCGAACTCTGTTAATTCTGACAAGGGAATTTACCGACATAACACTTATGGATTGGTTCATTCCAATTGTTTTGACTTATGAGCGACTTATACATATTTTTATTAGACACGTAGAAGAAACCAAATTTGCAGACGGAAAAAAGAAACGACAAACATTTTTCAATTATGAACCGAAAGAAATTTGGACTCTTTTAAAAACATTAATAAAATATGACAAAGAAAACATAGAAAATCATTTTCTAGAAAATAGTGTTCATCACCAACTGGAAAGGAAAGATTTAATGACAGATTATCTTAGGAATTATGAAAATCCAATAGTTTTTAATGGAGATAGTTTTGTAATACGAATTGACAAGAATGGATTTATTAAGCAATTTTATCAGTTATAAAAACTGCGTAGAACACCGTATATAATTTATTGCTTGGTTATAGCCTACTTACGAAAATCCTCGCGGATTTTCTATTCGGTTTTTATTTGCTAAATTAGGTGCTTAAAACACGCAACAAACCATATACAACAACTTTGTGTGCAATTTAAGAAATGACGAACCAAGAATTTGAAATAAAGATTTTAAGACAGCATTGGATAAATGATGATGGAATTGACGATAAAGCCGATTTATGTTCTCACGGAGTCTTATTTATAAAAATCGGAGACGAAATATTGTCGGATTTGGAATCGGATTCTTGGGCTTTGACAGCAACTGGATTATATCTACTGAGAACTCTTAAAATTGATTATATGATTGAGGATTTCGGAAGTCAATTAGTTCCTTGTTGTGGACATTTTATGATACCAGACGAGAAAAAAAATCACGTTTCGATTTTAGGTTGTAATGAAGGTGTTGATTGGAATATTAAACACGAAAATGGTAACGTAAAATTGTCGACTGAAAAAGGAACAGTTGCAATAATCTCATTTGAAATTTATAAGAATATCGTTCTTGATTTTACAGATAAAGTTGAATCCTTTTACGGAGACCCAAATGAAAAAGAAGTTCCCAATGAAGAATTTGACCAAAACGGATTTCGACAATTTTGGGCGGAATGGACTGAATTAAAAACTGAATGGAGAAAAACTGCACACAACACGGTGTATAAAACATAGCTAATAAGTATTTAACCGAAAGGTTTGTGTATATTTAGAAAGTCCGCCAAATTTTTAATTTGGCTTTTAAAAAGAGAAAAATTAAAAACAAAATATAAAAATTCGGCTCTGTGTTATACCGAAAATTAGTGTCTTTTTGCACGCTACGTTTCATACACAAACCGTTATATTTAATAGCTCGGCATTGTTTGATACAATGCATCACTCAGATGCAAGTAATACGTAGATGGACTCCGACTCGGTTGAATAAAAAAATTGAAGTTGATTACGGAGGGTTACAATGATGGATTTTTAAAAAAAACTTTTCTACCTAATCAAAGCTTTAGAACTTGGCTTTATTTTCTTTTTGCCGCTAAGCTGATCGTCTCACCAAAAAATATAACAACGTATAAATTTAATTGCTAAATTTAAACCTTAATTAAGGTCATTGCTCATTTGCTAAGCCCGAATTTTCTTCGGAAACTCTTTGCTCGCAAACATGCAACTAACCTTATACGAACCGTTGTACATAATGCCACCAAACCAAAAAGAAAATTGATTTTGGAACAGATACCTGACAATCTAAAAAAACAAATTCTTGGAATTTCTGGACTGATTTTTCTAATTCTAACTTTTGGAATTGGACCAACTAATATTTTTGGATTAGAGCAGATTATTCAAGATAAAACGGATTACTTTTTTGGTGTAACTATCTACTTTTTGGATTATGGATTATTATCGTTAATTCCTTTTTTCGGAATAATGTTGAACTCTAAACGAACTGAATTCAAATACTCTGAACTGATAATAGATATTTTGAAAATTCTTTTTTGGACAATTTTTTTGTTTATAATTGGACTCTACCTCTTGACATTTATTGGAAAACCATCGAGTCCATTAATACCACAATATTTAATTACAGAACCGATTTTCTTATACTCGACTATAATTATCGGAATTGGAATATCAATACCATTTTTATTCGCAAAACCTAAAAAGAAAAGTGATGAAATAAATGAAATTGGAACTGAAAAATAAAGCACTATGTACAACAATGGCTAAACGTAATACGGGCTTTGGGGCTAAATCGAATGGTCTGTGTATATTTATGAAGTCGCTAAATCTTATGGATTTAGCTTTGTACAATAAAAAATAAAGCAAAACAATAAGCTTTAGCTTCGTCGGCAGACGGAAACGAAAAGTTTCCTTGCCTCCGCACTACGCTTAGCCCAACCGTTGTGTGTAATTAAGAAAATAACTGATGAATTTTAAGAAAAATGAGATTTGGGAAGATTATTGGTGTTTTGTGCCCACTGAAAATATCTTATTCAATGAATTTGAAAAACTTGACTACCGATGTTGGCACGACAATAAGAAACACGATATTAAAGTAGAAATAGAACTTTCTGACAATGAAAACTCTGTTGAACCTTCTAAAAAGCAAATAGAGACTTTAAACTTCATCAAACAAAATCAAAAGTTAATAATTCAAAATATTTGGAAATATTATAACGATTTAATGATTCCAATTTATGACGAAGCTGTTGGGTTAGAAAACGATAGAATAGCTAAAAATATAACCGAAATATCTAAAATTTTTGGCATTAAAAAAATTGAAATACCACAATACAATCAATACGAGTCTAATTATTTCTCAATAGTGTTTGACTTTGATTATGATTGTGAACACGGTTTATACATTCTATTCAAAAATAATGTACCAATAGACTTTTTTGATTTTGGAACAAAATCTGATGACGCAGTAATTCTTTATGAAAATGGTTTGCAGAATAAAGACAAGTCTAAAATCAAAATTAAGGTTAACAGACTAAATGGGGAAAGAGTTTTTGAGGGCAATTATTATGATAATGAAGAGATTAATGTTCAACTGAAAAAAGGCGCTTATAGAGCTTATTACATAATCAATTCATCAAGTAGAATAAGAAATATAATTATAGATTCTGATAAGGAAATATTTAACTTGAATCATATACTTAAAAACTGTATTTAATAATAAAAACTACACACAACAATGTATAAAAAACATAGGGCTTTTGTGTTAACTCCAAAGGTCTGTGCTTATTTAAAAAGTCCGCCAAATATAAAATTTGGCATTTCAACAAAAAAGATAAATACAAAATATTTATATTTAGCTAAGTAATAAACCGAAACGTAAGTGCTTATCAACTGCCCTACGTTTCTTATACTAGACCGTTGTGCACAATAAAAACCAATCTCTATGGGAACATTTGGAACAGGAATTTTAGATAATGATACTTCTAGAGAAGTGTATAATAAATTCGTTGAACATTTAGAAAATGGACTTGCAATTCCTAAAGTAGTTGATGAAATTAATTCTCAATTTAAAGAGTATAAAAAAGGAGACTCTAAAACTGATTTCATTTTCGCACTTGGTTTAGCTTTATGGGAAAATTGTTCGCTTGACCAAAAGACTTTAACTGAAATAAAGAAATACATTGAATTAGGTGTTGATATTGATATTTGGGGAAAATTAGAAGGTTCCGAAGAAGATATCAAACAACGAAAAAAAGAATTAAAAAAATTTCTAAAAAAAATAGAGGTTCCAAGAAAAAACCCTCTAAAAAAGCAAAAAAAAATAACGATATACAAACCACCGATTTTCAAAACAGGAGATTGCGTTTGTTTCAAACTATCTAATGGAAATTATAGCGGAGGAATAGTTCTTGGAGAACATAAAATTGACAAAAAAGAAATGGGAAGTAATGTGATTATTTCCACCGATATTAATCAATTGAATAAGCCAATAAAAGAGGATTTTTTTAAATCAAATGTACTCATCACAAATTTCGGAGATTTAAAAAACTGGGTCGAAGTTAGTGAATATTCATCCGATTTTTTTATAGACTTTAATGGAGAAATTGAGGTCGTTAATAGCATCGAAATAAAAGAAGAAATACAAAACTATTTTAGTGATAATTTTTGTGGTTATTCACATTGGAATTTTTTGATTACGAATATAGAAAATGAATTATCGAGAAAACCTGTGAGGAGAAAAATTAAAACTTTGTCAATTAAAGATATTTTGATTGACTTAAAGTTAAAGGAAACAAGAAACAGAATATAATTACTGTGCACAACAATGTGTATAAAACATAGCTATTAAATGCTTTACCAAAGATTTATGCTTATTTTCCAAGTCCACCAAATTTTTATAATTTGGTTTTTAAGAAAATTAAGATAAAACAAAATTATAAAAATTCGGCTAAGTGTTAATCCGAAAATTTAGCGTTTATTTATAAGCTACGTTTCATACACCAACCATTAGCATTCATTAAAAAAAACAGAACAAAAATTAAAATATGGGATTCAATATATCAGGTTTAGCCATAAACAAAAATTACGAAAACGACTTTGAAAAACTCCAAGAAGAATTAGGTTGGAACTTAGAAAAACAATCTGAAATTGATTTTGAAACAGCTTCTTCAAATTGGACAGAAGATGGTATTTGTGATGTATACTTTTCAGAAAAAGGAACTTTATTGTTTATTAGTATGGATATGTGTGCTGAGTCCTGGGTCTTAAAAAATAATAATACACTGACTTTTGCTCTCTCTGAAACCTCAATGGCTTTTAATATTAATTATTGTGAGAATGGAATTGAGAGACGTTCAATTATGGAGGTTAATGATGAAAGAATGCAAGATGAAGGAGAAAAACTTAGTATAGAAGACAAGTCTGAAGATACTTCTGAAATTATTTGGAATCAAATAGAGGTTGTAATCGGAAAAAGATTTTGGGATATTGAACCTGATGAAAAAGCAATAAGATATGTTTTTGGTAAAGCGAAAGTAGCAGAACCAAAAACTGAATCTCAGTCTGGAAAAGAAAAGGTGCAAAAAGCAGTTGTTTTAGAACCAAAAAGATGGTGGGAGTTTTGGAAATAAATAACGAAATGCTAACAATGGCTAAAATTAATACGGGTTTTGGTGCTTAATCCAAAGTTTAGTGTATTTTTATAATGTCCGCCAAATCTTTTGATTTGGCTTTAGAACAGAAAAAGATAAAATAAAAAGTTTTGGCTAATAGCTTAATCCGAAATTAATTACTTTTAATCCCCGTACTAACCATAGCCGAGACGTTAGCTTTAATTTGAAAAATCGTTGAAGGAAGAGGATGAAACGAAGTGAAATTTTAATCATATCCATGACTTTTATTGGATTTGCCTCATTATTAGTATGGTTTGGACACCTATCTTTTGGAATTTTTCAAAACTCGAAACCAATTATCTTGGAAACTCCAATTACTGGAGTTATCAACGACCTAAACCAGTACAAAGGCTTCACTTATATTCAGCTCGAACATGAAAATGAGTATTGGAAAATAGATGGTAGCAAAAATTATGACTATTCAGAGCCTTTTATTGCCGATTTTTTACTGAAAGGAGATTTTTTGGAAAAAAATAAATGCTCGGACACACTTTTTGTTAAAAGGGATAATCAAAAATTTCATTTCTTGATTGGCGACGTACTTTATAATAGCAAAACGCGTTCGAAAGAATTCATTGAATATTGGCGAAATCAAAGACGAATTATAACGGAAAAAAGTGATTGTAAATAAAAAAACTAAAGCTAACATTACCTATAATTCAGTCTTACCTTTTTCTAAAAATAAAATTTAGTACTTTTAATCCGGCTCGATTCCAATCTTGAAAAATCCTAACGGATTTCCCAGACCGAAATCATAGCCTAACCGTTGGCAGTAATTAGAAAAAAATGGGATTTAGAGCAATTTTTAATAATAATTCAGAATTCAGTTTATATGACAGTAGTTATTTTAATGACAAGGCTATATTTAACCTACAGCATCAATCAAATCTAATTTCATTTAGTGTAAAAATTGCTGAATATGGAATACCGAAATCAGTAATTGATGACTCGGATAATACAATTGAATTTAAGAACTCTGAAAGTTTTGAGACTTGGTTTAAACGAAATCAGTCAGTAAGTTTTGACTTTGGATTTGCCGATAAAGTTGACAAAAAAGAAATATCAGCTGAATGTAAAAAGAGAAACGATTTAATTATTGAATTGCTGACTAATGAAATTAAGGAATTAAAAAAAGAACAGAAATTTAACCCTTGGAGATTAAACGGAGGTTATAAAAATATTGAAAAATTAGTATTGGTTACTAACAAATCAATTGAGCAACTTGAAAACAAAAAAGTTGGATATTTAAAAACCACAAAATTGATTTTCAAAATAGTTGAGGAAAGTAATATAATAAGCCATAGTAAAAAACACAATGAAATTGAACCCGAAAAACTATTGACTCAAATTGAGAATACATTGAAAAAAATCGAGAAGACTAATATTAAAAAATGGTCGTCAATATAAACTACTGCCAACACGGTATAAAAAACATAGGGCATTTGTGCTAAACCGAAAGGTCTGTGTCTATTAAGAAAGTCCGCTAAATATAAAATTTGGCGTTTATAGTAGAAAAGATAAAAGCAAAATATTTATATTTAGCTAAGTAATAAACCGAAACGAAAGTGCTTATCACCTGCCCTACGATTTCTTATACTTAACGTTAGCAATAATTGAAAAATAAAAAGCTGTACAAAATAATTATAATAACATTACTATTTCTATCAACTATCAGTTGGGCACAACCTGGACTAGGTGGTGGTGGGCTTACAATTTCTAAAATTACAGACAAACACGGTAATGAAATTAATATTTCAAAAGATACTCTTTTAAACATTAGAACCTTTGATATCATAAATGGCACTATCTACTGGGAAAGATTTCCTCTGGAGGATATAAAAAGAGACAAATCAGATTTATCGCACAGAAAGTTCATTGAAATTCCTCCAAGTAATTATTCTCTAGATAGAAATATTAATAATTATCGTAATTCACAAAGTTTAATTTACATTATCTATAAAAAAGATACTATGATTATTAAAGCTAATATAATGGCTGAAAATCATCTTTGGGAGAGAGATTCTATATCAAAGCTAAAAATTCGACAAGGTTATTTTAATTATAAATATACATTAGAGAAAATATCCTCTGAAATAAGTTTGGACTTTTTAAAAGAAGAAAACCTTTCCTATCAGTATTATCTAAGTCATTTTTATAAATATTATGCAAATGAGAAACTGACTTTAGCAGAAGAATACCTTAATAAAGCAGTAAGAAAAAATGATAACAAAAAAAATTGTGAAATGTTAAAGGCCTTTTCTGATTTAAATCAGAAAAAAAACAACTTTA containing:
- a CDS encoding DUF6985 domain-containing protein, with translation MPTENILFNEFEKLDYRCWHDNKKHDIKVEIELSDNENSVEPSKKQIETLNFIKQNQKLIIQNIWKYYNDLMIPIYDEAVGLENDRIAKNITEISKIFGIKKIEIPQYNQYESNYFSIVFDFDYDCEHGLYILFKNNVPIDFFDFGTKSDDAVILYENGLQNKDKSKIKIKVNRLNGERVFEGNYYDNEEINVQLKKGAYRAYYIINSSSRIRNIIIDSDKEIFNLNHILKNCI